A region from the Sutcliffiella horikoshii genome encodes:
- a CDS encoding HAD hydrolase-like protein, with the protein MQAIIFDMDGTLFQTDRILELALDDTFKLLAEMNVWEKEKPTPIDTYRRIMGVPLPVVWETLLPSHSLEERNAANKIFHEKLIHNIKRGKGALYPKVQDVLRDLKEQKMELYIASNGQTPYLRAIVEQYDLMQWITEVFSIDQIESLDKTELVGKIVKKYSIQHGAVVGDRLSDINAAKGNGLTAIGCRFDFAQEEELAQADFVISSFEELNNVIVEKAVK; encoded by the coding sequence ATGCAAGCAATAATCTTTGACATGGATGGAACTCTTTTTCAAACAGATAGAATATTAGAGTTGGCTTTAGATGATACATTCAAGCTTTTAGCGGAAATGAATGTTTGGGAGAAAGAAAAGCCTACTCCAATTGATACCTACAGAAGAATTATGGGAGTTCCCCTGCCAGTAGTGTGGGAAACACTTTTACCTTCCCATTCACTTGAAGAGAGGAACGCGGCAAACAAGATTTTCCATGAAAAATTAATACACAACATTAAGCGTGGCAAAGGGGCTCTGTACCCAAAAGTGCAGGATGTACTAAGGGATTTGAAGGAACAAAAAATGGAACTTTACATAGCAAGCAACGGGCAGACGCCTTATCTACGTGCGATAGTGGAACAGTATGATTTAATGCAGTGGATAACAGAGGTGTTCAGTATCGACCAAATTGAATCCTTAGACAAGACAGAGCTAGTGGGCAAAATAGTGAAGAAGTACTCCATACAACATGGTGCGGTTGTTGGGGATCGACTATCGGATATTAATGCGGCAAAAGGAAATGGATTGACGGCAATCGGATGCAGGTTTGATTTTGCACAGGAAGAAGAGCTTGCACAAGCGGATTTTGTGATTAGTAGTTTTGAAGAGTTGAACAATGTAATAGTTGAAAAAGCAGTGAAGTAA
- a CDS encoding ABC transporter permease has product MILLNKFGFTYLSYKALYSFQTLRLFILFRILDPFMHYLFFATLVSAIAGPEYLSYVVLGNVVFYTGRTMMINFMSMFRGERQYGTLELNIASPTSTFVIISRKAIVPLLDGLFVFIVGLIIARLLFGIELPVEQFGHLLLLFVVTMFSLLSFSLLFACVSLLFSNVNLFLNFMIASFQVFCGVNFSVSLLPGPMEAVARVLPLTNSIEAIRSIYQLEYNAISPLLLNELMVGAVYFIIALILVNVMERLARRQGALFKNV; this is encoded by the coding sequence ATGATACTTCTCAATAAATTTGGTTTTACTTATCTATCTTATAAAGCTCTTTATTCTTTTCAGACACTGAGATTGTTTATTCTCTTCAGGATTTTGGATCCTTTCATGCACTATTTATTTTTTGCCACATTAGTAAGTGCGATTGCAGGTCCTGAGTATTTGTCCTATGTTGTACTCGGTAACGTTGTTTTCTATACCGGGCGGACGATGATGATTAATTTTATGTCTATGTTCAGGGGGGAGAGGCAATATGGAACATTGGAGTTGAATATTGCTTCACCAACTTCAACGTTTGTCATCATCTCAAGAAAAGCGATAGTTCCTCTACTGGATGGGTTGTTTGTTTTTATAGTAGGGCTCATCATCGCGAGACTTTTGTTTGGAATTGAACTTCCGGTGGAGCAGTTTGGTCATTTGTTACTTCTATTTGTGGTAACCATGTTTTCTCTTTTGAGCTTTTCGCTGCTTTTTGCATGTGTCAGTTTATTGTTTTCCAATGTAAACCTGTTCTTGAATTTCATGATCGCTTCGTTTCAGGTTTTCTGTGGAGTGAACTTTTCTGTCAGTCTACTTCCTGGACCGATGGAGGCGGTGGCAAGAGTATTGCCGCTTACTAATAGCATAGAAGCAATTCGGTCCATTTATCAGCTGGAATACAACGCGATAAGTCCGCTCTTGTTAAATGAGTTAATGGTAGGTGCCGTGTATTTCATCATTGCCCTCATACTGGTCAATGTGATGGAGCGGCTTGCAAGAAGGCAGGGAGCACTATTTAAAAATGTGTAA
- a CDS encoding S8 family serine peptidase translates to MRMKKKNQSKKVFLSVLSAATILSTVALSSPSTGGASSFELDFKGVSKITEIKSVSKNGKTGEASFLADTESVKIPKGLQKKLEVVPKDNSLYIVQFDGPILEETKKELESTGATIVDYIPDYAYIVEYKGDVAKATNGIAHLESVEPYLPLYKVDPLLFTKGASALVKAVALDAKQNNKEINFKGIDEIVEYAANNNVLYISPKPEYKVMNDVARGIVKADVAQSSYGLYGQGQTVAVADTGLDTGRNDSSMHEAFRGKITALYALGRSNNSNDPNGHGTHVAGSVLGNGTSNKGMAPQANLVFQSIMDSSGGLGGLPSNLSTLFSQAYSAGARIHTNSWGAAVNGAYTTDSRNVDDYVRKNDMAVLFAAGNEGPNSGTISAPGTAKNAITVGATENYRPSFGSYADNINHVAQFSSRGPTRDGRIKPDVMAPGTFILSARSSLAPDSSFWANHDSKYAYMGGTSMATPIVAGNVAQLREHFIKNRGITPKPSLLKAALIAGATDVGLGFPNGNQGWGRVTLDKSLNTAFVNETSSLSTSQKATYSFTATAGKPLKISLVWSDAPASTSASVTLVNDLDLVITAPNGTQYVGNDFTAPYNNNWDGRNNVENVFINAPQSGTYTVEVQAYNVPQGPQAFSLAIVN, encoded by the coding sequence ATGAGGATGAAGAAAAAGAATCAATCCAAGAAAGTATTTTTATCCGTTTTATCAGCAGCAACTATTCTATCAACTGTTGCGCTAAGCAGTCCATCAACTGGGGGAGCTAGCAGCTTTGAACTAGATTTCAAGGGAGTCAGCAAGATAACAGAAATCAAGTCGGTTTCTAAAAACGGCAAAACTGGTGAAGCTTCTTTTCTAGCAGATACTGAGAGTGTCAAAATACCAAAAGGTCTTCAAAAGAAATTAGAAGTGGTGCCGAAAGACAATAGTCTTTATATTGTTCAGTTTGATGGTCCTATTTTAGAAGAGACAAAAAAAGAGTTGGAGTCTACTGGAGCTACAATCGTTGATTACATACCAGACTATGCTTACATTGTGGAATATAAAGGTGATGTTGCAAAGGCAACAAACGGCATCGCTCATTTAGAATCGGTAGAGCCGTATCTTCCTCTTTATAAAGTAGATCCACTATTGTTCACGAAAGGCGCTTCTGCTTTAGTAAAAGCTGTGGCACTTGATGCAAAACAAAACAATAAAGAAATCAACTTTAAAGGCATAGACGAAATTGTAGAATACGCTGCTAACAATAATGTTCTTTATATCTCTCCTAAGCCGGAGTATAAGGTGATGAATGATGTCGCGAGAGGGATTGTTAAAGCCGATGTTGCCCAGAGCAGCTATGGATTATATGGACAAGGACAAACCGTCGCGGTGGCCGATACAGGTCTTGATACCGGTCGTAACGACAGCTCTATGCATGAGGCTTTCCGCGGAAAAATTACCGCTTTATATGCATTAGGAAGATCCAATAACTCCAACGATCCAAATGGTCATGGAACGCACGTTGCCGGATCCGTACTTGGAAACGGTACAAGCAATAAAGGGATGGCACCGCAAGCAAATCTAGTATTCCAGTCCATCATGGATAGTAGTGGCGGATTGGGCGGCCTTCCATCCAACCTGAGCACATTGTTTAGCCAAGCGTACAGTGCCGGAGCAAGAATTCATACGAACTCATGGGGTGCTGCGGTAAACGGCGCTTACACGACAGATTCTAGAAATGTCGATGACTATGTTCGTAAAAATGACATGGCCGTTCTTTTTGCAGCTGGAAATGAAGGGCCAAACAGCGGGACTATCAGTGCACCGGGTACTGCGAAAAACGCAATCACAGTCGGAGCTACAGAAAATTATCGTCCAAGCTTCGGATCTTATGCAGACAACATCAATCATGTGGCACAATTCTCTTCCCGAGGACCTACTCGTGACGGTCGTATCAAGCCGGACGTAATGGCGCCAGGAACATTTATTTTATCCGCACGTTCTTCCCTTGCACCGGACTCCTCGTTCTGGGCAAACCATGACAGCAAATATGCCTACATGGGCGGAACTTCCATGGCAACACCGATTGTAGCTGGAAACGTGGCTCAATTACGTGAACACTTTATTAAAAACAGAGGCATCACACCTAAGCCGTCTTTATTGAAGGCAGCTCTTATCGCTGGTGCAACCGATGTGGGTCTTGGATTCCCGAATGGCAACCAAGGTTGGGGACGTGTAACGCTGGATAAGTCTTTAAACACAGCATTTGTGAATGAGACAAGCTCCCTGTCGACAAGCCAAAAGGCAACCTATTCTTTCACAGCAACTGCAGGCAAGCCACTTAAGATCTCTCTAGTATGGTCTGATGCTCCTGCAAGTACATCCGCTTCTGTGACGCTAGTAAATGACCTTGACTTGGTGATTACTGCTCCGAACGGAACGCAATATGTAGGAAACGACTTTACGGCTCCTTACAATAATAATTGGGACGGCCGTAATAACGTAGAAAATGTGTTTATCAATGCTCCACAAAGTGGAACATACACGGTAGAGGTTCAGGCATATAATGTACCTCAAGGACCACAGGCGTTTTCATTGGCGATTGTGAACTAA
- a CDS encoding endonuclease MutS2 encodes MNNETMKALQFTDLKKDVASFAISEPGKNAVLGLEPSINKRQIEAWLNEVTEGKKILAISSSVPIHGLHGIEYILKNLHKGIAFRPDQLMGLHDFLDTIEKLKRFMKDKEYAAPVITSYIYSVTELTHVAEEIIRCIRNGRVDDYASKELLKVRKQIATLEERIKSRIEQLVKSIKYSKYLQENLVSTRNGRYVIPVRKEYKNNIKGSVLDVSASGSTVYMEPEEISIIQDSISMLKFQEEAEEEQILFALTGLVHEHEKEIKLAMDLMVSYDVIFAKAKHSLMLDGTAPQINEHHVIRLEGARHPLLGKNAVPLNLVIGEDYDALVITGPNTGGKTVTIKTVGLLTLMAQCGMHIPAEKGSEIAIFHKVLVDIGDGQSIEQSLSTFSSRVKNIIGILAESTPQTLVLLDELGSGTDPAEGMGLATSILEELYNKGTTMLATTHYSEIKEFANEQEGFCNGSMEFNVETLKPTYRLIVGKGGESQAFAIALRLGMHPKLIERAHQITYKETKNYSDKSDRSRHELDRQLAMNQKYVRKMKHPEKEKTKPEIIFKKGDNVKIPSIGEFGIVYKPADEKGDVQVMVKGRLETFNHKRLSLYIKAEDLYTEDYDMDIVFESKENRKLRNKMKKHHVDEVILEESDD; translated from the coding sequence GTGAATAACGAAACAATGAAAGCTTTACAATTTACAGATTTAAAGAAAGACGTGGCATCCTTTGCAATATCAGAGCCTGGGAAAAACGCTGTCTTGGGATTGGAACCATCCATAAATAAAAGACAGATTGAAGCATGGTTGAACGAAGTAACAGAAGGAAAGAAGATACTTGCCATTAGTTCAAGCGTACCCATTCACGGTCTTCATGGAATTGAGTATATTCTTAAAAATCTTCACAAGGGAATTGCATTCAGGCCAGATCAGCTGATGGGTCTACATGATTTCCTGGATACCATTGAAAAACTCAAACGTTTTATGAAAGACAAGGAGTACGCAGCCCCAGTCATCACAAGTTACATTTACTCTGTTACCGAGCTCACTCATGTAGCAGAAGAAATAATCCGATGCATTCGAAATGGAAGGGTAGACGATTATGCGAGTAAGGAGCTGCTGAAAGTAAGAAAGCAGATAGCTACTTTGGAAGAGCGCATTAAGAGCCGCATCGAGCAGCTTGTCAAGTCGATCAAATACAGTAAGTACCTACAAGAAAACCTGGTAAGTACCAGGAACGGCAGGTATGTCATACCGGTAAGAAAAGAGTACAAAAACAATATAAAGGGCTCGGTTCTCGATGTATCTGCTTCCGGTTCCACCGTGTATATGGAGCCAGAAGAAATCAGCATCATCCAAGATTCGATCAGTATGCTGAAGTTCCAAGAAGAGGCAGAAGAAGAGCAAATCCTTTTTGCGCTGACTGGATTGGTCCATGAGCATGAAAAAGAAATTAAATTGGCGATGGATTTAATGGTCAGCTATGATGTGATTTTTGCCAAAGCGAAGCACAGCTTAATGCTTGACGGAACAGCACCGCAGATAAATGAACACCATGTAATTCGCTTGGAAGGCGCGAGACATCCGTTACTAGGAAAAAATGCAGTACCTTTAAACTTAGTGATTGGTGAGGATTACGATGCGCTCGTTATTACAGGTCCCAATACTGGCGGAAAAACGGTGACGATTAAAACTGTTGGACTTTTGACGCTAATGGCCCAATGTGGCATGCATATCCCTGCTGAAAAAGGGAGCGAGATAGCAATTTTTCATAAAGTGTTGGTTGATATCGGGGACGGACAGAGTATTGAACAGTCTTTAAGTACCTTTTCATCCAGGGTGAAAAACATCATTGGAATTTTGGCAGAGTCTACACCTCAGACATTAGTGTTGCTTGATGAACTCGGTTCCGGAACAGACCCGGCAGAAGGGATGGGTCTTGCAACCTCTATTTTAGAAGAGCTATATAACAAAGGGACCACGATGCTAGCCACCACCCACTATAGTGAAATCAAGGAGTTTGCGAATGAACAGGAAGGTTTCTGCAACGGTTCGATGGAATTTAATGTAGAGACACTTAAACCAACCTATCGACTTATCGTTGGAAAAGGTGGGGAAAGTCAGGCATTTGCCATTGCATTGCGTCTCGGCATGCATCCCAAGTTGATTGAACGGGCACACCAAATAACGTATAAAGAAACAAAAAATTACAGCGACAAATCGGATAGGTCAAGACATGAGCTAGACAGACAACTAGCGATGAATCAAAAGTATGTGAGAAAAATGAAGCATCCAGAAAAAGAAAAAACAAAACCGGAAATCATTTTTAAGAAAGGAGACAATGTAAAGATCCCATCTATTGGTGAGTTCGGTATCGTCTATAAACCTGCTGATGAGAAAGGGGATGTGCAAGTAATGGTAAAAGGACGCTTAGAAACCTTTAACCATAAGCGACTTTCCCTCTATATCAAAGCGGAGGATTTATATACAGAAGACTATGATATGGACATAGTGTTTGAATCCAAAGAAAATCGCAAGCTTCGAAATAAAATGAAGAAACATCATGTGGACGAGGTGATTTTAGAGGAGTCAGACGACTGA
- the lepB gene encoding signal peptidase I, which yields MKTEKIKKELFSWGKACVIGLFFAFLVSALVVQPFTVKGSSMEPTLDGEDIWTSKDDGDKVLIFKSGYMVGIDPKYNDIVVIDSRVERERSLTDNFKESPLVNAVLNETQGKNYWIKRVIGVEGDKLEYRGGTVYRNGEALVEEYIQEEMLYPFEEVTVPEGHVFVMGDNRNESRDSREIGSIPKENVMGKVVLRYYPFNRVDTVE from the coding sequence ATGAAAACAGAAAAAATTAAAAAAGAATTGTTTAGTTGGGGGAAGGCCTGCGTTATCGGACTCTTTTTCGCATTTCTTGTCAGTGCATTGGTTGTGCAGCCATTTACCGTAAAAGGGAGTTCCATGGAGCCCACGTTAGATGGGGAGGATATCTGGACCAGCAAGGATGATGGGGATAAAGTTTTAATCTTTAAAAGCGGGTATATGGTGGGGATCGATCCAAAGTATAATGATATCGTTGTCATTGATAGTAGGGTGGAGCGAGAAAGAAGCTTGACGGATAATTTTAAGGAAAGTCCATTAGTAAACGCTGTGTTAAATGAAACACAAGGAAAGAATTACTGGATTAAGCGAGTAATTGGTGTAGAGGGCGACAAGTTGGAATATCGCGGAGGAACCGTTTATCGGAATGGGGAAGCACTGGTAGAAGAGTACATACAAGAAGAAATGCTTTATCCGTTTGAAGAAGTGACGGTTCCAGAAGGACATGTTTTTGTGATGGGAGATAACCGCAATGAAAGCAGAGATAGCCGTGAGATTGGCTCTATTCCGAAAGAAAACGTGATGGGAAAAGTGGTCCTGAGATATTACCCATTCAATCGGGTTGATACAGTTGAATAA
- a CDS encoding ABC transporter ATP-binding protein: MKKVIEVESLLRTYKMKGEKKTALNQVNFEVMEGEVFGLLGPNGAGKTTTIKILTTLLLPSAGSVKVLGYDVVKESSKIRAKINFVYGGERGVYGRLTAKEYMHYFCTLYKIPNKDQSQLISQLLELVGLTDAENQKIHTYSKGMVQRLHIARCLINDPKIIFLDEPTIGLDPIGARLLRDIVKELAQKGITIILTTHYMQEADELCDRIAFIKNGEISMIGDPTHIKESCNHLKLFEATMQVYDTAKLKEDKFLQQVEVTEIKEPYYSVMFQVEEEEANLNQLKEYLAKYGDVIKLERREISLEDAYVHHMKDVG; encoded by the coding sequence ATGAAAAAAGTAATTGAGGTAGAGAGTTTATTAAGAACGTACAAAATGAAGGGTGAAAAAAAGACGGCACTTAATCAAGTAAACTTCGAGGTCATGGAAGGGGAAGTGTTTGGACTTCTGGGACCAAATGGAGCAGGAAAAACCACGACGATAAAGATTTTGACGACGTTGCTTTTACCGTCAGCAGGAAGCGTGAAAGTGCTCGGGTATGATGTGGTAAAAGAAAGCAGTAAAATCAGAGCCAAAATAAACTTCGTCTACGGAGGGGAGCGCGGAGTTTACGGGCGTCTTACAGCCAAAGAGTATATGCACTATTTTTGCACCTTATATAAGATTCCTAACAAAGATCAATCCCAACTTATCTCCCAGTTACTTGAATTAGTAGGGTTAACAGACGCAGAAAACCAGAAAATACATACGTATTCTAAAGGAATGGTACAGCGACTACATATTGCAAGATGCTTGATCAATGACCCGAAAATCATTTTCCTTGATGAACCAACAATAGGGCTCGATCCGATTGGAGCAAGACTTCTCCGCGATATTGTGAAAGAACTTGCCCAAAAAGGTATTACCATCATTTTAACGACACACTACATGCAGGAAGCAGATGAGCTGTGTGATCGAATTGCTTTTATCAAAAATGGGGAAATCAGTATGATTGGGGATCCGACACATATAAAAGAGAGTTGCAACCACCTAAAGTTGTTTGAAGCTACGATGCAAGTCTATGATACTGCCAAACTGAAAGAGGATAAGTTCCTGCAACAGGTAGAAGTGACAGAAATTAAAGAGCCTTATTACTCTGTTATGTTTCAGGTGGAAGAGGAAGAAGCCAATTTGAATCAATTGAAAGAATATCTCGCAAAGTATGGCGATGTCATTAAGCTTGAACGACGTGAGATATCGTTAGAAGATGCGTATGTTCACCACATGAAGGATGTGGGGTGA
- a CDS encoding ABC transporter permease, which produces MNFFFLLVRELKYFTNFQNKMYQFLLFFQPLMFLAIVYFLQQMRGGVNVEKFVVASALISMWSYVLYSSGSALISQKWSDTLKLLIAAPVSLFQVILTKAISNAFIALLSMILSFVYARFIFQLPVGIQNYGLFFLSVLVLLFSLSVVGMILAIVFVTFQNVFDYQNLILIPVLLICGLFVPVDSLPWIFRAIAYVIPMTWGIQGVYETLALSPQMFTTMIIALLVSVVYFLLSVLIIKRMEMVLRNHGSLGAI; this is translated from the coding sequence ATGAATTTTTTCTTCTTACTAGTGAGAGAGCTCAAATATTTTACTAACTTTCAAAACAAAATGTATCAGTTTTTACTGTTTTTTCAACCGTTAATGTTCTTGGCAATTGTCTATTTTCTGCAGCAGATGCGCGGTGGCGTGAATGTTGAGAAATTTGTGGTGGCGTCTGCTTTAATTAGTATGTGGAGCTATGTACTTTACTCCTCTGGTTCGGCTTTGATTTCTCAAAAGTGGAGCGACACGCTGAAGCTTTTGATTGCAGCGCCTGTATCCTTATTCCAAGTGATTCTAACCAAGGCCATCAGCAATGCATTTATCGCTCTATTATCAATGATTCTTAGTTTCGTATATGCAAGATTCATTTTTCAATTACCGGTTGGAATTCAAAATTATGGACTCTTTTTTCTTTCCGTTCTGGTTCTATTGTTCTCCTTGAGTGTCGTCGGTATGATACTTGCCATCGTATTTGTTACGTTTCAAAATGTATTTGATTATCAGAACTTAATTTTGATCCCGGTACTTTTAATATGTGGGCTATTTGTGCCAGTGGACAGTTTGCCATGGATTTTTAGAGCGATTGCCTATGTTATTCCGATGACTTGGGGTATTCAGGGGGTATATGAAACCCTTGCATTGTCACCGCAAATGTTTACTACCATGATAATCGCTTTACTGGTAAGTGTTGTGTATTTTCTCCTTTCCGTTCTCATCATCAAACGAATGGAAATGGTACTAAGAAATCATGGCAGTCTGGGGGCCATATAA
- a CDS encoding GNAT family N-acetyltransferase, with the protein MKIRNIQDEDFLRLSTNLNTWWGGRDMVDMLPRLFIHHFKNTSFIIEENGETIGFVIGFISPSNPHQAYIHFVGVNPKVRKRNIGRTLYQHFFQKVKEKGCTQVSCVTSPVNTASIKFHTKMGFTMKDGDVVMNGIPIHQNYDGLGQDRVVFVKPLETWSDTHY; encoded by the coding sequence ATGAAAATAAGAAACATACAAGACGAAGATTTTCTCCGCCTATCCACAAATCTTAACACATGGTGGGGCGGTCGGGATATGGTCGACATGCTGCCACGATTATTCATTCATCATTTTAAAAACACGAGTTTTATTATAGAAGAAAATGGAGAGACAATCGGATTTGTTATAGGCTTTATTTCTCCATCCAATCCACACCAAGCATACATACATTTTGTGGGGGTGAACCCCAAAGTTCGAAAGAGAAATATAGGAAGAACGCTCTATCAACATTTTTTTCAGAAGGTTAAGGAAAAAGGCTGTACACAAGTGAGCTGTGTGACCTCGCCTGTGAATACCGCCTCCATTAAATTCCATACAAAAATGGGTTTTACCATGAAGGATGGGGATGTGGTAATGAACGGAATTCCCATTCATCAGAACTATGATGGGCTCGGGCAGGATCGGGTGGTATTCGTTAAGCCATTAGAAACTTGGAGTGATACTCATTACTAA
- a CDS encoding aminoglycoside adenylyltransferase domain-containing protein, with protein sequence MHMDNYFNKLTNKFRNITKENFLGLYIHGSWAMGGFNPDRSDVDLLVVVKDSLDIATQCKLAKFLLAISYDPYPIEVSFLTQKQLENWTHPSPYEFHYSEGWRQSFEQQLLTDQYEAINNDHKVDPDLAAHLTILNHRGIRWEGPPIDDVFPVIPPTHYLSSILADFQDCLKNVEAEPVYCVLNLIRVYWYVKEEVISSKLEAGEYGLTSFPQEYKETIRKVVESYQGNRVREFHKEELTSIRDYIQSEVEKRVGGSSV encoded by the coding sequence ATGCATATGGATAACTATTTTAACAAGCTAACAAATAAGTTCAGAAACATCACAAAAGAAAACTTCCTTGGCCTTTATATTCATGGTTCTTGGGCAATGGGTGGCTTTAATCCGGATCGAAGTGATGTAGACCTATTGGTAGTAGTGAAAGATTCGCTGGACATCGCTACGCAATGCAAGTTAGCAAAATTTCTGCTTGCCATTTCTTACGACCCATATCCGATTGAAGTCAGTTTTTTAACACAGAAGCAACTTGAAAACTGGACTCATCCAAGTCCTTATGAATTCCACTATAGTGAAGGGTGGAGGCAAAGCTTTGAGCAGCAACTGTTAACGGATCAATATGAAGCAATTAATAATGATCATAAAGTGGACCCTGATCTGGCAGCCCATCTAACAATACTCAATCATAGAGGCATCCGCTGGGAAGGTCCTCCGATAGATGATGTTTTTCCTGTCATTCCGCCAACTCACTATTTATCTTCTATCCTCGCAGACTTTCAGGATTGTTTAAAAAATGTGGAGGCGGAGCCGGTTTATTGTGTGCTGAACTTGATAAGAGTGTATTGGTACGTAAAAGAGGAAGTGATTTCTTCCAAACTAGAAGCAGGAGAATATGGGCTGACTTCCTTTCCACAGGAGTACAAGGAGACCATCCGAAAAGTGGTAGAGAGCTATCAGGGTAATAGAGTAAGGGAATTTCACAAGGAAGAGTTAACGAGTATACGAGATTACATACAAAGTGAGGTAGAAAAACGAGTGGGAGGATCAAGCGTATGA
- a CDS encoding DUF421 domain-containing protein, protein MILILKILTIYIITIAIMRLMGKSTIVQMTPYDLVAIIIVGTVASEPLISTEYLPTLGALAVLVTIHIVFSKLTLWQWGNRFFLGEPTILIKHGQIVEDNMEKSMVSIAQMLSILRSKGYPKISDIDYAILEPIGEISIIPKPENTPVTVQHLEISIDDEGLPISVIIDGKIQDKNLKLLERSKEWLIDHLTIRQIDVKDILYAYVNEKTKKLIINKRNDIQN, encoded by the coding sequence ATGATTTTAATCTTGAAAATATTGACGATATACATAATTACGATTGCCATTATGAGATTAATGGGGAAATCCACGATCGTACAGATGACTCCGTATGACCTGGTAGCGATTATTATCGTGGGAACGGTAGCATCAGAACCACTAATCAGTACAGAATACCTACCGACGCTCGGTGCTCTTGCTGTGCTCGTTACCATTCACATAGTTTTTTCGAAGCTGACACTTTGGCAATGGGGCAACCGTTTCTTTCTGGGAGAGCCGACAATCCTGATTAAGCACGGACAAATAGTAGAGGATAATATGGAAAAATCAATGGTTTCCATCGCCCAGATGCTTTCCATCCTAAGAAGTAAAGGGTATCCGAAAATCTCTGACATTGACTATGCTATTTTAGAACCGATTGGAGAGATAAGCATTATTCCAAAGCCGGAAAACACTCCTGTGACAGTCCAGCATCTTGAAATATCTATTGATGATGAGGGATTACCTATTTCGGTTATCATTGATGGGAAAATTCAAGATAAAAATCTAAAGCTACTGGAGAGATCCAAGGAGTGGCTGATCGACCATTTAACGATTCGACAAATTGATGTCAAGGACATCCTCTACGCCTATGTTAATGAGAAAACAAAGAAATTGATCATTAATAAGCGGAACGACATACAAAATTAG
- a CDS encoding NUDIX hydrolase, giving the protein MDVVFHTEKAVFNYRVAGVWIQDGHILVHRASGDKIWSLPGGRVEMNEASPLSLQREFKEELDLSVNIERLVWIVENFFEYREKKVHEIGLYYLVSTEDKQDLTKGQFHGIEGERLVYEWVPISELEDVLLYPEFLKKALKEIPETTEHLIVSN; this is encoded by the coding sequence ATGGATGTTGTTTTCCATACAGAAAAAGCTGTTTTCAATTACAGAGTGGCAGGAGTCTGGATACAGGACGGACATATCCTCGTGCACAGAGCAAGCGGGGACAAAATTTGGTCGCTGCCAGGAGGAAGAGTGGAAATGAACGAAGCATCCCCCCTCAGTCTGCAACGCGAATTTAAAGAAGAACTGGATCTATCCGTAAATATTGAAAGATTGGTTTGGATCGTTGAAAATTTCTTTGAATACCGCGAGAAAAAAGTGCACGAAATAGGCCTTTACTATCTTGTTTCAACCGAGGATAAACAAGACCTTACTAAAGGGCAGTTTCATGGGATAGAAGGAGAAAGATTGGTTTATGAATGGGTACCAATCTCTGAGCTAGAAGATGTACTCTTATACCCCGAATTTTTGAAGAAGGCGTTAAAAGAAATACCTGAAACCACGGAACATCTTATAGTAAGCAACTAA
- a CDS encoding cupin domain-containing protein has product MKFFRFDKEVGFPIKQYDSQAAHFMKVCRNQQENSIGFIQLDAGGEVGYHQATVEQLYIVVQGEGWVTGTDRERISIKSGEGVMWDKGEWHESGSKSGMLALVVESETIDTSLLQEK; this is encoded by the coding sequence ATGAAATTTTTTCGATTTGATAAAGAAGTAGGTTTCCCAATAAAACAATACGATTCACAGGCTGCCCATTTTATGAAAGTATGTAGAAACCAGCAGGAGAATAGTATCGGATTTATTCAATTGGATGCAGGCGGTGAAGTTGGATATCATCAGGCAACCGTAGAGCAGTTGTACATTGTTGTCCAAGGGGAAGGGTGGGTAACTGGAACAGACAGGGAACGAATCTCTATTAAAAGTGGAGAGGGAGTCATGTGGGATAAGGGTGAATGGCATGAATCTGGAAGCAAGAGCGGGATGCTTGCTTTGGTAGTTGAATCCGAAACAATCGATACCTCCCTTCTTCAAGAAAAATAA